A stretch of the Musa acuminata AAA Group cultivar baxijiao chromosome BXJ2-7, Cavendish_Baxijiao_AAA, whole genome shotgun sequence genome encodes the following:
- the LOC135617638 gene encoding uncharacterized protein LOC135617638 isoform X1, translating to MLSTENPPDPACSSKLSAVRTNARSSYTSLPSQEEDPVVLEERTAPNFSIRDYVFTSRSKGIEASWPFAPQFLQLCLKHGVNDLLPPFEHPDIVRTQSIGEVEESVQSAACSKPEKLAIHSYVLEPTDPVPSDGELVTIQQESVSTLQELVLDCLDPTIHSSPKDAKSTFYEGFKANKLSHSDVGIALTARTSQQAEVISSQIDILPCSISQSGNSVKTQFQPEFSDPSHNLEKFGEPLEKNRLVPQLGTILETSQADHLVNNPGMIMHPMASKVCPVCKTFSFTSITTLNAHIDQCLSMGSNCKEVVNHVAKYTVKPRKKRLMVDIYATAPCCTLEDLDKRNGTNWASELALIAAPINKVGTHSKRTEVSPTNSTHDGNGTVHVDSCGGKLSVLSMFNEQTLSSENFELRNHAKESKESMGFLASKKNNFAPEHLKSMNSEAQKEQLISFDMLPKQIQAAAEKDCRTESHQKNAKSPSHVSDSRVHDKSIASATIKQWARSRRSDILQKRTRKGNCSKLDDMIPITRSTQITSVQPDSGRSTDMKTQPLKLPRLSENMTGSPKTNRVGFLHNAVCSMDERKRESPELPSSSSRWPSKGAGSANGLILKLSRSSGHFTCSSIMKSKETNTGTQEHFDNTSKRKMVISKSCSMLRDRRSPTLKKNVMVKRPFCLEARKVRAIEKQSIFKKFHKHRTILRTGQKGLPQSNNAGVCSPTDNTHLLRKKVKRTLRSHQSYTPGSITKIGEGEVMNEVLPSRENIREYSSIMEQQVNNSLENTTSGAQSLDTEIETSGTQVAIVDSGDYVTKTCVEEAVCDPTAYDNVNSEKTEPRLSTQSHSCSCEEDVQPISESEAGAEQPKQICDDQQKFLGNGSSNEIGNQEIPMADVRGTKDSCAIQPKECHTDSSSVQESSDCLTSHGDVDLELAEKGSSINSVRIAASHIENLDSKGEPSGSSVSTVSAVSLPSPTDSKSQNFETEPTSRAISDQDNLHFAIPSAGRAEATRYLNMEKRKQEKRGSVPDKEPDRCLDDKCFFYSCKESLSRDSEICLENSIARTTKLKCVPNLCIGPRNSSSFSIYENHTSNAVVNSKTGPPNQFASAKSSLDPTCDSTLPQTQSVSSPTLRLMGKNLVVMNHKDLVQPQTTALDCTQQVNLHRNGCTSTNNRLKQENFLYQHGQLSSGSPSFGPALLMSDHHMSLNLHVTPVSGFAWTPLQNGYPAKPDQQTQQRNSHKKLKSSHSIMDKVIVIDDSPKHQTDAEVSLSASASTLPLTPSERPVTCYPLQQQIRDYPRPLLPNVYSSANSSFMNQGIEKGPFMSSPTLFQFPIAQRGPSMCYERTLH from the exons ATGTTATCCACTGAGAACCCTCCAGACCCTGCATGTTCCTCCAAGCTTTCAGCAGTGAGAACTAATGCGAGATCTTCTTACACAAGCCTTCCCTCCCAAGAGGAAGATCCTGTAGTCCTCGAAGAGAGAACAGCCCCCAATTTCTCTATCAG AGATTATGTTTTTACATCACGGAGCAAAGGGATTGAAGCTTCTTGGCCATTTGCACCACAGTTCTTGCAACTTTGCTTGAAGCATGGCGTCAATGATCTATTGCCACCCTTTGAACACCCTGATATAGTGAGAACCCAGAGTATTGGCGAGGTAGAAGAatctgtccaatctgctgcatgtTCAAAGCCTGAAAAACTTGCAATACATTCTTATGTTCTTGAGCCTACAGATCCTGTTCCTTCTGACGGAGAGCTTGTTACCATCCAGCAGGAGTCGGTCTCGACCTTACAGGAACTGGTTTTAGACTGTCTGGATCCAACTATACATTCGTCACCTAAAGATGCGAAGTCTACATTTTATGAAGGATTTAAAGCGAATAAACTGAGCCATAGTGATGTCGGAATTGCCTTGACAGCAAGAACATCTCAACAAGCCGAAGTGATTTCAAGTCAGATCGACATCCTTCCTTGTTCAATATCTCAAAGTGGAAATTCTGTCAAAACACAGTTTCAGCCAGAGTTTAGTGATCCTAGCCATAACCTTGAAAAGTTTGGTGAACCTTTGGAAAAGAACAGGTTGGTACCCCAATTGGGTACCATTTTGGAGACTAGCCAGGCAGACCACCTTGTAAATAATCCTGGCATGATTATGCATCCTATGGCTTCAAAGGTTTGCCCTGTTTGTAAGACATTTTCTTTCACTTCAATCACCACTTTGAATGCTCACATAGACCAGTGTCTCTCGATGGGGTCTAATTGTAAGGAGGTGGTGAATCATGTTGCCAAATATACAGTAAAgccgaggaagaagaggttgatgGTGGATATCTATGCCACTGCTCCCTGCTGTACTCTTGAGGATCTTGATAAAAGGAATGGTACAAACTGGGCTTCTGAATTGGCTCTAATAGCAGCACCAATTAACAAGGTTGGTACTCACAGCAAAAGAACAGAGGTGTCACCAACTAATTCTACACATGATGGAAATGGAACAGTTCATGTTGATTCATGTGGTGGAAAACTTAGTGTTTTATCTATGTTTAATGAACAAACATTATCAAGCGAGAACTTTGAGCTGAGGAATCATGCAAAGGAGTCAAAGGAAAGCATGGGATTTTTGGCcagcaagaaaaataattttgcacCAGAGCACTTGAAAAGTATGAATTCAGAGGCACAAAAAGAGCAATTGATCTCATTCGATATGTTGCCGAAACAG ATTCAAGCTGCAGCTGAAAAAGATTGCAGAACAGAGAGTCATCAAAAGAATGCCAAATCCCCATCTCATGTATCAGATTCAAGAGTCCATGACAAGAGCATTGCATCTGCAACTATAAAACAGTGGGCACGCTCTAGGCGCTCAGATATCCTGCAAAAACGGACCAGAAAAGGCAACTGTAGTAAATTGGATGATATGATACCCATTACTAGGAGCACGCAGATCACCAGTGTCCAACCAGATTCGGGCAGATCTACTGATATGAAAACACAGCCCCTGAAACTCCCTAGGTTGTCTGAAAACATGACTGGTTCTCCAAAGACAAATAGAGTTGGTTTCCTGCATAATGCAGTCTGCAGCATGGATGAAAGGAAGAGAGAGTCACCAGAGCTGCCTTCCTCAAGTTCCAGATGGCCTTCCAAAGGTGCTGGTTCAGCAAATGGACTTATCTTGAAATTATCAAGATCGTCGGGTCACTTCACATGTTCATCAATAATGAAATCAAAAGAGACTAACACTGGGACTCAAGAACACTTTGATAACACTTCTAAAAGGAAAATGGTTATTTCGAAGAGCTGTTCAATGCTGAGGGACCGAAGAAGTCCAACTTTAAAGAAGAATGTCATGGTTAAGAGACCATTTTGTTTGGAAGCAAGGAAAGTCAGGGCAATTGAGAAACAATCTATTTTCAAAAAGTTTCATAAGCACAGAACTATTTTGAGGACTGGTCAGAAAGGACTCCCACAATCTAACAATGCAGGAGTGTGTAGTCCTACTGATAATACTCACCTTCTCAGAAAAAAGGTAAAAAGGACGCTGAGATCTCATCAATCTTATACGCCAGGGAGTATTACAAAGATCGGAGAAGGAGAGGTCATGAATGAAGTGTTGCCAAGCAGAGAAAATATTAGAGAATATTCAAGCATAATGGAACAGCAGGTAAATAATAGTTTAGAAAACACGACTTCAGGAGCTCAAAGTCTTGATACTGAAATTGAAACTTCAGGAACGCAAGTAGCGATCGTTGACTCTGGAGATTATGTGACTAAAACTTGTGTGGAAGAAGCTGTTTGTGATCCTACTGCTTATGACAATGTGAACTCAGAAAAGACCGAACCACGTTTGAGTACCCAATCACATTCTTGTTCATGTGAAGAAGATGTACAGCCTATATCTGAAAGTGAAGCCGGTGCAGAACAACCGAAGCAAATATGCGATGATCAGCAGAAGTTTCTTGGCAATGGATCCTCCAATGAAATTGGAAACCAAGAGATTCCAATGGCCGATGTCCGAGGGACAAAAGATTCTTGTGCAATTCAGCCTAAAGAATGCCACACTGATTCTAGTTCAGTTCAAGAATCTAGTGATTGTTTGACAAGTCATGGTGATGTGGACCTCGAACTCGCTGAAAAGGGCTCATCTATAAACTCTGTTAGAATAGCAGCAAGTCATATCGAGAATTTGGATAGCAAAGGGGAACCATCCGGATCATCTGTTTCAACTGTTTCAGCTGTCTCTTTACCATCACCGACGGATTCCAAATCTCAAAACTTCGAGACAGAACCAACGTCCAGAGCCATTAGTGACCAAGATAATCTACATTTTGCAATTCCATCTGCAGGAAGGGCTGAAGCAACTCGATATTTAAACATGGAGaagagaaaacaagaaaaaaggGGAAGTGTGCCAGATAAAGAACCTGATCGGTGTTTGGATGATAAGTGTTTCTTCTACTCATGTAAGGAGAGTCTTAGCAGAGATTCCGAAATATGCTTAGAAAATAGCATTGCCAGGACTACCAAGTTGAAGTGTGTACCCAACTTGTGCATCGGCCCCAGAAATTCTTCCTCTTTCAGTATCTACGAAAATCATACAAGCAATGCAGTGGTGAACTCAAAAACTGGACCGCCTAATCAGTTCGCTTCCGCGAAGAGTTCACTAGATCCAACTTGTGACAGTACATTGCCTCAGACTCAATCTGTTTCCAGTCCTACACTAAGATTGATGGGTAAAAACTTAGTGGTGATGAATCATAAAGACCTTGTGCAACCTCAAACTACTGCATTGGATTGCACACAACAGGTGAATCTTCATAGAAATGGATGTACTTCCACCAACAATCGCTTGAAGCAGGAGAATTTTCTATACCAGCACGGTCAGCTTTCAAGTGGGTCTCCATCCTTTGGCCCAGCTTTACTAATGAGCGATCACCACATGTCCCTAAATTTACATGTCACCCCGGTCAGTGGCTTTGCATGGACTCCACTGCAGAATGGTTATCCAGCAAAACCTGATCAACAGACTCAGCAGAGGAACTCACATAAAAAGCTCAAGTCATCTCATAGTATAATGGACAAGGTGATTGTGATCGATGACTCTCCGAAGCATCAGACTGATGCAGAAGTCTCCTTATCAGCTTCAGCAAGCACTCTGCCTCTGACTCCATCAGAGAGACCAGTCACCTGTTATCCACTACAACAACAAATTAGAGATTATCCGAGACCGTTGCTTCCCAATGTATATTCAAGTGCCAATTCCAGTTTCATGAATCAAGGAATCGAGAAGGGTCCTTTCATGTCAAGCCCCACCTTGTTCCAGTTTCCTATAGCTCAAAGGGGACCTTCGATGTGTTACGAGCGGACCCTGCATTAA
- the LOC135617638 gene encoding uncharacterized protein LOC135617638 isoform X2: MLSTENPPDPACSSKLSAVRTNARSSYTSLPSQEEDPVVLEERTAPNFSIRDYVFTSRSKGIEASWPFAPQFLQLCLKHGVNDLLPPFEHPDIVRTQSIGEESVSTLQELVLDCLDPTIHSSPKDAKSTFYEGFKANKLSHSDVGIALTARTSQQAEVISSQIDILPCSISQSGNSVKTQFQPEFSDPSHNLEKFGEPLEKNRLVPQLGTILETSQADHLVNNPGMIMHPMASKVCPVCKTFSFTSITTLNAHIDQCLSMGSNCKEVVNHVAKYTVKPRKKRLMVDIYATAPCCTLEDLDKRNGTNWASELALIAAPINKVGTHSKRTEVSPTNSTHDGNGTVHVDSCGGKLSVLSMFNEQTLSSENFELRNHAKESKESMGFLASKKNNFAPEHLKSMNSEAQKEQLISFDMLPKQIQAAAEKDCRTESHQKNAKSPSHVSDSRVHDKSIASATIKQWARSRRSDILQKRTRKGNCSKLDDMIPITRSTQITSVQPDSGRSTDMKTQPLKLPRLSENMTGSPKTNRVGFLHNAVCSMDERKRESPELPSSSSRWPSKGAGSANGLILKLSRSSGHFTCSSIMKSKETNTGTQEHFDNTSKRKMVISKSCSMLRDRRSPTLKKNVMVKRPFCLEARKVRAIEKQSIFKKFHKHRTILRTGQKGLPQSNNAGVCSPTDNTHLLRKKVKRTLRSHQSYTPGSITKIGEGEVMNEVLPSRENIREYSSIMEQQVNNSLENTTSGAQSLDTEIETSGTQVAIVDSGDYVTKTCVEEAVCDPTAYDNVNSEKTEPRLSTQSHSCSCEEDVQPISESEAGAEQPKQICDDQQKFLGNGSSNEIGNQEIPMADVRGTKDSCAIQPKECHTDSSSVQESSDCLTSHGDVDLELAEKGSSINSVRIAASHIENLDSKGEPSGSSVSTVSAVSLPSPTDSKSQNFETEPTSRAISDQDNLHFAIPSAGRAEATRYLNMEKRKQEKRGSVPDKEPDRCLDDKCFFYSCKESLSRDSEICLENSIARTTKLKCVPNLCIGPRNSSSFSIYENHTSNAVVNSKTGPPNQFASAKSSLDPTCDSTLPQTQSVSSPTLRLMGKNLVVMNHKDLVQPQTTALDCTQQVNLHRNGCTSTNNRLKQENFLYQHGQLSSGSPSFGPALLMSDHHMSLNLHVTPVSGFAWTPLQNGYPAKPDQQTQQRNSHKKLKSSHSIMDKVIVIDDSPKHQTDAEVSLSASASTLPLTPSERPVTCYPLQQQIRDYPRPLLPNVYSSANSSFMNQGIEKGPFMSSPTLFQFPIAQRGPSMCYERTLH; encoded by the exons ATGTTATCCACTGAGAACCCTCCAGACCCTGCATGTTCCTCCAAGCTTTCAGCAGTGAGAACTAATGCGAGATCTTCTTACACAAGCCTTCCCTCCCAAGAGGAAGATCCTGTAGTCCTCGAAGAGAGAACAGCCCCCAATTTCTCTATCAG AGATTATGTTTTTACATCACGGAGCAAAGGGATTGAAGCTTCTTGGCCATTTGCACCACAGTTCTTGCAACTTTGCTTGAAGCATGGCGTCAATGATCTATTGCCACCCTTTGAACACCCTGATATAGTGAGAACCCAGAGTATTGGCGAG GAGTCGGTCTCGACCTTACAGGAACTGGTTTTAGACTGTCTGGATCCAACTATACATTCGTCACCTAAAGATGCGAAGTCTACATTTTATGAAGGATTTAAAGCGAATAAACTGAGCCATAGTGATGTCGGAATTGCCTTGACAGCAAGAACATCTCAACAAGCCGAAGTGATTTCAAGTCAGATCGACATCCTTCCTTGTTCAATATCTCAAAGTGGAAATTCTGTCAAAACACAGTTTCAGCCAGAGTTTAGTGATCCTAGCCATAACCTTGAAAAGTTTGGTGAACCTTTGGAAAAGAACAGGTTGGTACCCCAATTGGGTACCATTTTGGAGACTAGCCAGGCAGACCACCTTGTAAATAATCCTGGCATGATTATGCATCCTATGGCTTCAAAGGTTTGCCCTGTTTGTAAGACATTTTCTTTCACTTCAATCACCACTTTGAATGCTCACATAGACCAGTGTCTCTCGATGGGGTCTAATTGTAAGGAGGTGGTGAATCATGTTGCCAAATATACAGTAAAgccgaggaagaagaggttgatgGTGGATATCTATGCCACTGCTCCCTGCTGTACTCTTGAGGATCTTGATAAAAGGAATGGTACAAACTGGGCTTCTGAATTGGCTCTAATAGCAGCACCAATTAACAAGGTTGGTACTCACAGCAAAAGAACAGAGGTGTCACCAACTAATTCTACACATGATGGAAATGGAACAGTTCATGTTGATTCATGTGGTGGAAAACTTAGTGTTTTATCTATGTTTAATGAACAAACATTATCAAGCGAGAACTTTGAGCTGAGGAATCATGCAAAGGAGTCAAAGGAAAGCATGGGATTTTTGGCcagcaagaaaaataattttgcacCAGAGCACTTGAAAAGTATGAATTCAGAGGCACAAAAAGAGCAATTGATCTCATTCGATATGTTGCCGAAACAG ATTCAAGCTGCAGCTGAAAAAGATTGCAGAACAGAGAGTCATCAAAAGAATGCCAAATCCCCATCTCATGTATCAGATTCAAGAGTCCATGACAAGAGCATTGCATCTGCAACTATAAAACAGTGGGCACGCTCTAGGCGCTCAGATATCCTGCAAAAACGGACCAGAAAAGGCAACTGTAGTAAATTGGATGATATGATACCCATTACTAGGAGCACGCAGATCACCAGTGTCCAACCAGATTCGGGCAGATCTACTGATATGAAAACACAGCCCCTGAAACTCCCTAGGTTGTCTGAAAACATGACTGGTTCTCCAAAGACAAATAGAGTTGGTTTCCTGCATAATGCAGTCTGCAGCATGGATGAAAGGAAGAGAGAGTCACCAGAGCTGCCTTCCTCAAGTTCCAGATGGCCTTCCAAAGGTGCTGGTTCAGCAAATGGACTTATCTTGAAATTATCAAGATCGTCGGGTCACTTCACATGTTCATCAATAATGAAATCAAAAGAGACTAACACTGGGACTCAAGAACACTTTGATAACACTTCTAAAAGGAAAATGGTTATTTCGAAGAGCTGTTCAATGCTGAGGGACCGAAGAAGTCCAACTTTAAAGAAGAATGTCATGGTTAAGAGACCATTTTGTTTGGAAGCAAGGAAAGTCAGGGCAATTGAGAAACAATCTATTTTCAAAAAGTTTCATAAGCACAGAACTATTTTGAGGACTGGTCAGAAAGGACTCCCACAATCTAACAATGCAGGAGTGTGTAGTCCTACTGATAATACTCACCTTCTCAGAAAAAAGGTAAAAAGGACGCTGAGATCTCATCAATCTTATACGCCAGGGAGTATTACAAAGATCGGAGAAGGAGAGGTCATGAATGAAGTGTTGCCAAGCAGAGAAAATATTAGAGAATATTCAAGCATAATGGAACAGCAGGTAAATAATAGTTTAGAAAACACGACTTCAGGAGCTCAAAGTCTTGATACTGAAATTGAAACTTCAGGAACGCAAGTAGCGATCGTTGACTCTGGAGATTATGTGACTAAAACTTGTGTGGAAGAAGCTGTTTGTGATCCTACTGCTTATGACAATGTGAACTCAGAAAAGACCGAACCACGTTTGAGTACCCAATCACATTCTTGTTCATGTGAAGAAGATGTACAGCCTATATCTGAAAGTGAAGCCGGTGCAGAACAACCGAAGCAAATATGCGATGATCAGCAGAAGTTTCTTGGCAATGGATCCTCCAATGAAATTGGAAACCAAGAGATTCCAATGGCCGATGTCCGAGGGACAAAAGATTCTTGTGCAATTCAGCCTAAAGAATGCCACACTGATTCTAGTTCAGTTCAAGAATCTAGTGATTGTTTGACAAGTCATGGTGATGTGGACCTCGAACTCGCTGAAAAGGGCTCATCTATAAACTCTGTTAGAATAGCAGCAAGTCATATCGAGAATTTGGATAGCAAAGGGGAACCATCCGGATCATCTGTTTCAACTGTTTCAGCTGTCTCTTTACCATCACCGACGGATTCCAAATCTCAAAACTTCGAGACAGAACCAACGTCCAGAGCCATTAGTGACCAAGATAATCTACATTTTGCAATTCCATCTGCAGGAAGGGCTGAAGCAACTCGATATTTAAACATGGAGaagagaaaacaagaaaaaaggGGAAGTGTGCCAGATAAAGAACCTGATCGGTGTTTGGATGATAAGTGTTTCTTCTACTCATGTAAGGAGAGTCTTAGCAGAGATTCCGAAATATGCTTAGAAAATAGCATTGCCAGGACTACCAAGTTGAAGTGTGTACCCAACTTGTGCATCGGCCCCAGAAATTCTTCCTCTTTCAGTATCTACGAAAATCATACAAGCAATGCAGTGGTGAACTCAAAAACTGGACCGCCTAATCAGTTCGCTTCCGCGAAGAGTTCACTAGATCCAACTTGTGACAGTACATTGCCTCAGACTCAATCTGTTTCCAGTCCTACACTAAGATTGATGGGTAAAAACTTAGTGGTGATGAATCATAAAGACCTTGTGCAACCTCAAACTACTGCATTGGATTGCACACAACAGGTGAATCTTCATAGAAATGGATGTACTTCCACCAACAATCGCTTGAAGCAGGAGAATTTTCTATACCAGCACGGTCAGCTTTCAAGTGGGTCTCCATCCTTTGGCCCAGCTTTACTAATGAGCGATCACCACATGTCCCTAAATTTACATGTCACCCCGGTCAGTGGCTTTGCATGGACTCCACTGCAGAATGGTTATCCAGCAAAACCTGATCAACAGACTCAGCAGAGGAACTCACATAAAAAGCTCAAGTCATCTCATAGTATAATGGACAAGGTGATTGTGATCGATGACTCTCCGAAGCATCAGACTGATGCAGAAGTCTCCTTATCAGCTTCAGCAAGCACTCTGCCTCTGACTCCATCAGAGAGACCAGTCACCTGTTATCCACTACAACAACAAATTAGAGATTATCCGAGACCGTTGCTTCCCAATGTATATTCAAGTGCCAATTCCAGTTTCATGAATCAAGGAATCGAGAAGGGTCCTTTCATGTCAAGCCCCACCTTGTTCCAGTTTCCTATAGCTCAAAGGGGACCTTCGATGTGTTACGAGCGGACCCTGCATTAA
- the LOC135616217 gene encoding anthranilate O-methyltransferase 1-like, which yields MALKVEQALHMVGGAGETSYATNSRLQEKALYRTKPILETAIAELYGTLLPERMVVVDLGCSSGPNTFLVVSEVLAIVGDLCRRLEQKPPEIQFFLNDLPGNDFNNVFRSLERYEKKMEEEKGDLLVPHYVVGMPGSFYGRLFPRNTVHIFHSNYCLMWLSQVPQGLESEQGVPLNKGNIYIAENSPPQVVKAYQEQHRRDFSTFLKSRYVELSIGGGMVLTFLGRKSKHPANGELSSLYGLLAEALNAMVSQGIISQDNVDTFNLPIYGASMQEVKAVIHDEGLFYLEQAQIFESNWDPFDGTDDDDTVSDNILNGKNVAKCIRAVFESLIAHQFGAAILDELFVRYAEKVARHLLKEKTKYTVLVIALKKKA from the exons ATGGCCTTGAAGGTAGAGCAAGCCCTTCATATGGTTGGAGGAGCCGGAGAAACTAGCTACGCCACTAATTCCAGACTTCAA GAGAAAGCGCTTTATAGAACGAAGCCCATATTGGAGACCGCCATAGCTGAGTTGTACGGGACGCTGCTCCCTGAGAGGATGGTCGTCGTCGACCTCGGTTGTTCGTCGGGTCCGAACACCTTTCTTGTGGTCTCTGAGGTGCTTGCAATCGTCGGTGACCTATGTCGAAGGCTGGAACAGAAGCCACCGGAGATCCAGTTCTTCTTGAACGACCTCCCGGGAAATGACTTCAATAATGTCTTCCGGTCTTTGGAAAGATACgagaagaagatggaggaggagaagggggaccTGCTCGTGCCTCATTACGTTGTGGGCATGCCCGGCTCCTTCTACGGGAGGCTTTTCCCGCGTAACACTGTTCACATCTTCCACTCTAACTACTGTCTCATGTGGCTCTCTCAG GTTCCACAAGGTCTCGAGAGTGAGCAGGGTGTTCCGCTGAACAAGGGCAACATCTATATTGCAGAGAACAGCCCACCCCAGGTCGTGAAAGCATACCAAGAACAACACCGGAGGGACTTCTCCACGTTTCTCAAATCTCGTTACGTGGAACTAAGCATCGGAGGGGGAATGGTATTAACATTCCTAGGAAGAAAAAGCAAACACCCAGCCAATGGCGAGTTAAGCTCTCTATATGGACTACTCGCAGAGGCCCTTAATGCCATGGTCTCGCAG GGAATCATATCACAAGACAACGTGGACACCTTCAATTTGCCGATTTATGGGGCATCAATGCAGGAAGTGAAGGCAGTGATCCACGACGAAGGTTTATTTTATTTGGAACAAGcacagatttttgaatccaactgGGACCCGTTTGATGGCACCGACGACGACGATACTGTATCAGACAATATACTGAACGGGAAGAACGTGGCGAAGTGTATACGGGCTGTGTTTGAATCCTTGATTGCACATCAGTTTGGCGCCGCCATACTGGATGAGTTATTCGTACGATATGCCGAGAAGGTTGCGAGGCATCTCCTCAAAGAGAAAACCAAGTACACCGTTTTAGTCATTGCCCTGAAGAAAAAAGCTTGA